In Oryza sativa Japonica Group chromosome 1, ASM3414082v1, the genomic stretch CTTCAAGCCTATTAGGCCCACAACGGGTTACAAGAGTGCGTACGCAGAGTTCTGAGCTCATTTGACATTTAGCCCagctaaaaattaaaaaacttgGTACATGAAACTTCTTAATAGCAACATTCAGTATACAATAGGAACTTTATACATAAAAGTTGGCATAGAAATTTTATACATAAAAACCTTTTTCATAGAAACTAGTGTTGCTTGAGGAGGATGCAAAATAAATGCTTGAGGATGCAAATGCAATATAAGTACAAAGTAATAATGATTTACTGGGGAGGGTTCTACATGGTCACCAtaaaatctactccctccattctaaaatataacaacttttagccctctTCTCCACCATCATTCtattcccaaccaatcacaacactCTTCTATATTCACTTTtctcacctacctccactactcaaccaatcacaaccctccaccattcaattctatatatttttttaataaccgtgtctaacTCTAAAATGCTTATTATATTCTAATATGGAGGGAACAGAACACGACGATGGCACGATACCTCATTTATTCCAAGAAACTTTGCTCCCACAGCTTACGGAACAAGAGGAAGATAACCTGGTCCTCTAGCTAAGTCAGGGGACGGAAACTAGCGATCGAAACGATGACTCTGACAGTGAGGGCGATGTTGTTGGTACAAACGAGAAAGACGATGAGACCGATTGCAACACACTCCCACAGTGACTACTCTGATCATGAGCCTAGCTCACCTGGGCTCACTTGGCTGGTGGGAAATGTTGGTTTTAACTGTCAGGTGGAAGAATGTGGATCTTTTTATCGTCTTGAATTTGTGGGTTAATTTGTTTCTTAATAAACTAGATACTAAAATATTACTTCCTATACCTATACATAGATTGTCAaactaagaaaaaaattcaatagAGAATTATTGTTTGGGCTGGGATATTCTTACTAGTTGTCTAGCTAAATAATAAGAAAAATGATACTTTACACAtgcataacattttttttatatttatgaaaAAGCAAGTCCTTATATTTAAGCGATCAATGTACAATATTGAATTCCAACATTATTTTTGtatagaacaacatatatatatatatatatatatatatatatatatatatatatatatatatatatatatatatatatatatatatatatatatatatatatatatatatatatatatatatatatatatcattaaacaaaaaaattgagaatGTCAAGTTATATATGTGTACACATGTAACAATAATGAACACTGTAAGAATATCGACCCCCCTACGCTTCAACATCTGTGCAGCAACTCACTCGACACACTCCTTATTGTCCAGTAATACGTACGTAGACGGTTTAGTAAACTCCTTTTTTTTCACTCGATGCAAATTACACCATGCTAGCATGCATGATGCACATTTGCCATCATATACCTGCCCTGCCCTCTCCATCTAACCTATATATATCAtcagtcaaatatgtttaatttGCTTTGTTTTCTTCCATCCATCAGGGGCCAAAGCCTGCACCTCCTGTGTGCACCTCAAAGTTAGGCATCGTCAAATGAGCAGAAGCAGCCGCCCTGTTGTTAGGAGCCGCCTGGCTGTAGCCGATTAGCGCCGCCGCTGGGTTGTAGAAATCTACAATGCCTGCAGCTTCCTTCAGcatgctgctgttgttgccaccgtggccgccgccgccgacgccgtcgttaTGGTGGTGTTCAGCAGCAGCATTGCTAGCCTTGATGTTGTtaccggcgacgaggtcgacggAGAGGTCCTTGGCCGTcgctgccgagccgccgccgcactgccTCGGCTGCGTCTGGTAGAACACCTTGGACACGACGAGCTCGccgtccttctcctcctcgtcggagcccAGGTGGTACTGGTGCATCACCCAGTTGGTCTTCTCCGGCTTGCGCTGCTTGCCGTAGTTGGTGTAGAGCACCAGGATCTTCTTGTACCCCTTCAGCTTGCCGCCGGTGAACACCGGCCGCGTCTTGCCGGTCTTGTGCCACCGCGTCTCGCCGCCCTGCTCGTCGGTGTGCACCTTCCGCCGCTTCCGCGTCCCCGTCGTGTACGCCTTCGACGGGCGGTGGAAGAAGTGCCGGATCAGGCCGTCCTTGCCGACTCCTGAAATTAACAGCGGCAGAAAGAGAACAGTACGGTTAATATGGTAGAGTGCCACACTGCCACTGCTCTCACGAATGAGTTAAGAGATGCAAATGTAATCAATTATAttacgtgcatgcatgcaacagcAGGTCAGCAACACAACAAGAGTGGCTTCGTAATCGTAGTATCCAGTTGACCAGTTCCAATGTCCTGACGGCTGACGGCTGACGCAGCATAAGACCATTCAGTCAAACTATATGACGAATGGGCCCAGTTAATGATGGTTTTGGGCCGACTCCAGCAATTCTCTGATTCTATCTCTCTCCCCCTGAACTGTTATTGTTTAGTTATTTTTTGCGTCCTTTCCATCATAAGAAAAATACTTGCTCGGTGTTTCAATACATATTCTCTCTGttccaaaaataaatttattttacacTCATCCCATATGTACCAATATAAAACAAAAAGACATACCCTCACTTTATCAAATCTTAATGCAATTATTCCTCATTTTACCTACATTCCAGTGCATCTATTATTTACTTTCACAAACTCTAGTGCAATGAGtgttcaaaaataaatttattttaaaataaatgggAGAgacaaaaataaacttattctgaGGTAGGGAGTATTACACTACCAACTTTATTCGTTCGTATAGCtttgactattttttttctattagtaTAACAATAATGTGTAACAAAAATTTAGTATTGtaaaagtacttaaaaaaactgctcttttgatttttattttcaaattaaatACATATTTGAGAGATGTTGATGGTTAAACTTTAAAGTTTCACcgaataaaattatatttaaagaGGAGGTGGGGGCGTATTTGTGTTTTGCATCTCTTAACATAGAAATGAAATTTCCCAGGttgtaaaaaaaggaaaagattatGCATGTTAACTACAAccttaaacttttataaaagtgTGATAGACAATCCTAGAATCTTCATACATTATTTAACCAtaaactatcaaaaatagattactTTTTATACAACGGACTGAATTTAAAGTGGTTTAGTGGAGATATGGCGCTGAAGGGTGAAACTATCTTTGAATTTAAAGAATTACTCACCGATAAACTTCAGAAAATCCTTATCCACATTATGGAGTACTTATAATATAATGTAGATAGTAGTGGAGCCATGCTGTGACCCTGTAAGGTCAATTAACCCCGATAGAATTTTTGCAATCAAGTactattagtaaaaaaaatatttgcattTCGCGCGAGGTGGATCTTGATCTTGGCTCAGCCACTGAATCTAGGTAAATTTGGTGTAATATAAATAAAATGTATATATGGCCTGAAAATAGTGTGCGGAACTAAATAACACATTTTTATTTGTCGGCTTAATTATTTTCTTACAGATAGAATTAATTTAGGTCAGCTGTAATCTATGAAATGTAAAGAAAATTACTTTGTACCATGGAAGGAGCATCCCCTGCATGCACATTGTTTTCCAGCTCAACACGCATATGTCTAACAGACTACCACACCAATATTCCCATGAGAATACCCCACGAACGGCCGCTAGCTCCAGcaccaacaaagaaaaaaaatgtttgcgtTGTAAACGACATAAAGAGCCACTTGCATTGGTTTTTTAATCATAATTAATTCTTGCTAGATAAAAGTATTTGTAATATATCATTTTCTACTGGATTAATATATAGTACAATGGTGACACGTGGTTTATTATTGATAACTGCTTATATGAAAATAGAGTTCCATGAAAATAATATGATCAGTGCACTATAATGTCTCTTGGTGCAATATTTCTATCACTATGGTAGAAAATAGTACAAGTTATCCTGTGGAATGGAATGCAACCCCCCTGAAgaatataatattatatttccaaaagcaggAAAGGCACTCATAATAATTTAAAGTATCTGTCAGTTATtcttaggccatgtttagattcaaaaatttttctttaaacttccaacttttccgtcacatcaaatgtttagacacatccatgtagcattaaatgtggatgaaaaaaaaccaattcacagtttgcatgtaaataacgagacgaatcttttgagcctaattatgccatgatttaacaatgtgatgctacagtaaaca encodes the following:
- the LOC9270876 gene encoding NAC domain-containing protein 73 isoform X2 → MTWCNSFNDVRAVENNLATAAAVAAAKKQQQQQQVSQHVNLIKTCPSCGHRAQYEQLQAAAAATIQDLPGLPAGVKFDPTDQELLEHLEGKARPDARKLHPLIDEFIPTIEGENGICYTHPERLPGVGKDGLIRHFFHRPSKAYTTGTRKRRKVHTDEQGGETRWHKTGKTRPVFTGGKLKGYKKILVLYTNYGKQRKPEKTNWVMHQYHLGSDEEEKDGELVVSKVFYQTQPRQCGGGSAATAKDLSVDLVAGNNIKASNAAAEHHHNDGVGGGGHGGNNSSMLKEAAGIVDFYNPAAALIGYSQAAPNNRAAASAHLTMPNFEVHTGGAGFGP
- the LOC9270876 gene encoding NAC domain-containing protein 73 isoform X3, translating into MTWCNSFNDVRAVENNLATAAAVAAAKKQQQQQQVSQHVNLIKTCPSCGHRAQYEQAAAAATIQDLPGLPAGVKFDPTDQELLEHLEGKARPDARKLHPLIDEFIPTIEGENGICYTHPERLPGVGKDGLIRHFFHRPSKAYTTGTRKRRKVHTDEQGGETRWHKTGKTRPVFTGGKLKGYKKILVLYTNYGKQRKPEKTNWVMHQYHLGSDEEEKDGELVVSKVFYQTQPRQCGGGSAATAKDLSVDLVAGNNIKASNAAAEHHHNDGVGGGGHGGNNSSMLKEAAGIVDFYNPAAALIGYSQAAPNNRAAASAHLTMPNFEVHTGGAGFGP
- the LOC9270876 gene encoding NAC domain-containing protein 73 isoform X1, encoding MTWCNSFNDVRAVENNLATAAAVAAAKKQQQQQQVSQHVNLIKTCPSCGHRAQYEQSQLQAAAAATIQDLPGLPAGVKFDPTDQELLEHLEGKARPDARKLHPLIDEFIPTIEGENGICYTHPERLPGVGKDGLIRHFFHRPSKAYTTGTRKRRKVHTDEQGGETRWHKTGKTRPVFTGGKLKGYKKILVLYTNYGKQRKPEKTNWVMHQYHLGSDEEEKDGELVVSKVFYQTQPRQCGGGSAATAKDLSVDLVAGNNIKASNAAAEHHHNDGVGGGGHGGNNSSMLKEAAGIVDFYNPAAALIGYSQAAPNNRAAASAHLTMPNFEVHTGGAGFGP